In a single window of the Sander lucioperca isolate FBNREF2018 chromosome 19, SLUC_FBN_1.2, whole genome shotgun sequence genome:
- the LOC116050156 gene encoding uncharacterized protein LOC116050156 produces the protein MIEQPAQNQSGCSAALVQTPDTLHIDLPHVDPKEVCFTINKCLIQITTKHWELMTNGLVSCVTTTVLANSCMDIIQIFAETIIDVVMPQVYRYMRTYGTFSPSVLGLTEDRIHTYLGDSIEQALANALKIKVQNFVATKEFSKSLLRHISKTVNSVLTLFTQTPILESRLPVVFVSGCVTSIGELTDMVRQFATILTGAFEAQQRAQKMTEDQRRQTASYEPGREVELPIFNLNSRSDLKKLVKTYIIRMLKVLKNAQMPNCEMSPSNHGDVCIRVGSKTHILTVEDRKSDRQESAMSSYCGLDSIPGAVPDSNDTESHSDRCPFSSITVISTTEDHSSRLSPTVMESIKNIADELVQDFLEVNLQRAVQTDSWLEVVKLRELTNRTFNVVMTGRDYQIPLAPAGTRICDTVIYRNLRRKGVTDPGIVAHALYLRTAEVVTRCAVQVLLWSELHAEQSDYPSPLAFEQLSVDPDFVLVGHAAGDHLEVVPVIPPSPVLSQENIPTYEVIPEPLELTQSQLLGGNFHASLLTLLVREMLIVIGIENSEMICEVVKKVIQQLQDVDPMLYNHFYDTLMGRSFKDIYQAGISDLLLEFGSVDELKEVVRAGDPTFEEAIVRALRTQLGMSTYPEPHRNTAKKSTCGFFKKLKKLCSKKKKAGKTTPVISLIRDQDRSQLQEETLKDQTEQRRCPSMSRIAASTKKMFSSIARALGRPFVACICTESQ, from the exons ATGATTGAACAACCAGCCCAGAACCAATCAGGGTGTTCTGCTGCATTGGTGCAGACGCCTGATACTCTGCATATTGACCTGCCACATGTTGATCCAAAGGAAGTCTGTTTTACAATCAACAAATGTTTGATAcaaattaccacaaa GCATTGGGAGTTAATGACAAATGGCTTGGTGAGCTGTGTGACGACCACTGTGCTGGCCAATTCTTGCATGGATATCATCCAGATCTTTGCAGAGACTATTATAGATGTCGTAATGCCACAGGTCTACAGATACATGAGAACCTACGGCACCTTTTCTCCATCTGTCCTCGGCCTAACTGAGGACCGAATCCACACCTACCTGGGGGATTCTATTGAACAGGCGCTGGCTAATGCTCTGAAGATCAAAGTCCAGAATTTTGTGGCCACTAAGGAATTCTCCAAGTCACTTTTGAGACACATTTCAAAGACTGTCAACTCAGTCTTGACTTTGTTCACTCAGACTCCCATCCTGGAGTCTAGACTTCCAGTGGTTTTTGTCAGTGGCTGTGTGACTTCCATTGGAGAACTTACAGATATGGTTCGTCAGTTTGCCACCATACTGACAGGAGCCTTCGAAGCTCAGCAGCGAGCTCAAAAGATGACTGAAGATCAGCGGCGCCAGACTGCATCGTATGAACCAGGCAGAGAAGTGGAGCTCCCTATATTCAATTTAAATTCCAGAAGTGACTTAAAGAAATTGGTGAAGACTTACATCATTCGCATGCTGAAAGTCCTAAAAAACGCTCAAATGCCAAACTGTGAAATGAGCCCTAGCAACCATGGAGATGTTTGTATTAGAGTTGGCTCAAAGACACACATTTTGACTGTGGAAGACAGGAAATCAGATAGACAAGAGTCTGCCATGTCCTCCTATTGTGGTTTGGATTCCATACCAGGTGCTGTGCCTGACAGCAACGACACAGAGTCCCATTCTGATAGGTGTCCCTTCAGTTCAATTACAGTAATTTCTACAACAGAGGACCATTCTTCTCGTTTAAGTCCCACAGTGATGGAATCTATCAAGAATATAGCTGACGAACTGGTACAAGATTTTTTGGAAGTAAATCTGCAGAGGGCAGTGCAGACAGACAGTTGGCTGGAGGTCGTTAAACTAAGAGAACTCACAAACAGAACCTTTAACGTGGTAATGACTGGACGTGACTACCAGATTCCATTAGCGCCAGCCGGAACTCGCATTTGTGACACTGTGATCTATAGAAACCTGAGGCGAAAAGGCGTCACCGACCCAGGCATTGTCGCTCATGCTCTTTACCTGAGGACAGCGGAGGTTGTTACTCGTTGTGCTGTGCAGGTTCTCCTTTGGTCAGAACTACACGCAGAGCAGTCTGATTATCCATCTCCACTCGCTTTTGAACAATTGTCTGTAGATCCTGACTTTGTGCTTGTAGGACATGCAGCAGGGGACCATTTAGAAGTAGTGCCTGTAATTCCTCCTTCTCCAGTATTGAGTCAAGAAAATATCCCAACATATGAAGTTATCCCTGAGCCGCTTGAGCTAACGCAGTCACAGTTGCTGGGAGGCAATTTTCACGCATCCCTGTTGACTCTGCTGGTTCGTGAGATGCTTATTGTCATCGGTATTGAAAACAGTGAAATGATTTGTGAGGTTGTAAAGAAAGTGATTCAACAGCTTCAAGATGTGGACCCTATGCTGTACAACCACTTCTATGACACCTTGATGGGTCGGAGTTTCAAAGACATTTACCAGGCTGGCATTAGCGACCTTCTGCTGGAGTTTGGTTCAGTAGATGAACTGAAGGAGGTCGTAAGAGCAGGGGATCCCACTTTTGAGGAGGCTATTGTGAGAGCACTGAGGACACAGCTGGGAATGTCTACATATCCAGAACCTCATCGAAACACAGCCAAGAAATCAACCTGCGGTTTCTTcaagaagttaaaaaaactgTGCAGCAAAAAAAAGAAGGCTGGCAAGACTACACCTGTCATCTCTCTGATCAGGGACCAGGACAGGAGCCAGCTACAGG AAGAAACTTTGAAAGACCAAACAGAGCAAAGGCGATGTCCATCCATGAGCAGGATTGCTGCCTCCACAAAAAAGATGTTTTCCTCAATTGCTAGAGCACTGGGCAGACCATTTGTGGCTTGCATCTGCACAGAGAGCCAATAA